The following proteins come from a genomic window of Vidua chalybeata isolate OUT-0048 chromosome 2, bVidCha1 merged haplotype, whole genome shotgun sequence:
- the MAB21L1 gene encoding putative nucleotidyltransferase MAB21L1, with translation MIAAQAKLVYHLNKYYNEKCQARKAAIAKTIREVCKVVSDVLKEVEVQEPRFISSLNEMDNRYEGLEVISPTEFEVVLYLNQMGVFNFVDDGSLPGCAVLKLSDGRKRSMSLWVEFITASGYLSARKIRSRFQTLVAQAVDKCSYRDVVKMVADTSEVKLRIRDRYVVQITPAFKCTGIWPRSAAHWPLPHIPWPGPNRVAEVKAEGFNLLSKECHSLAGKQSSAESDAWVLQFAEAENRLQMGGCRKKCLSILKTLRDRHLELPGQPLNNYHMKTLVSYECEKHPRESDWDESCLGDRLNGILLQLISCLQCRRCPHYFLPNLDLFQGKPHSALENAAKQTWRLAREILTNPKSLEKL, from the coding sequence ATGATCGCGGCCCAGGCCAAGCTGGTGTATCATTTGAATAAATACTACAATGAGAAATGCCAAGCCAGGAAAGCTGCAATCGCCAAAACCATCCGAGAAGTCTGCAAAGTGGTGTCGGACGTGCTGAAGGAGGTGGAGGTGCAGGAGCCTCGCTTCATCAGTTCCTTGAACGAGATGGACAATCGCTACGAGGGGCTGGAAGTCATCTCCCCCACGGAGTTTGAAGTCGTGCTGTATCTGAACCAAATGGGGGTTTTCAACTTCGTGGACGACGGCTCCTTGCCGGGCTGCGCTGTGTTAAAGTTAAGCGACGGGCGCAAGAGGAGCATGTCCCTCTGGGTGGAGTTCATCACGGCGTCTGGCTACCTCTCCGCTCGCAAAATCCGGTCCAGATTCCAGACTCTGGTGGCTCAAGCCGTGGATAAGTGCAGTTACAGAGACGTGGTAAAGATGGTGGCGGACACCAGCGAAGTGAAGCTGAGGATCAGGGATCGGTACGTCGTGCAGATCACTCCAGCGTTCAAGTGCACGGGGATCTGGCCGCGGAGTGCTGCACACTGGCCGCTTCCCCACATCCCCTGGCCGGGACCCAACCGGGTGGCGGAGGTCAAGGCGGAAGGCTTCAACCTCTTGTCCAAGGAGTGCCACTCTCTGGCCGGCAAGCAGAGCTCGGCCGAGAGCGATGCCTGGGTGCTGCAGTTCGCGGAAGCTGAGAATAGACTGCAGATGGGCGGCTGCAGGAAGAAATGCCTCTCCATCCTCAAAACCTTACGGGACCGTCACCTGGAGCTACCGGGCCAGCCCCTGAATAATTATCACATGAAGACTCTGGTTTCCTACGAATGCGAAAAGCATCCCCGCGAATCGGACTGGGACGAGTCGTGCCTGGGGGACCGGCTCAACGGGATTTTACTGCAGCTCATCTCGTGCCTCCAGTGCAGGAGGTGCCCGCACTACTTCTTGCCCAACTTAGACCTCTTTCAGGGCAAACCTCACTCAGCCCTGGAAAACGCGGCCAAACAAACGTGGCGACTGGCTAGGGAAATACTTACCAACCCGAAAAGTTTGGAGAAACTTTAG